The DNA segment CGCCCCCACTTTGGCGTGGGCATGGAGCAAAAGCCTCCTTTGGCCGTCTTGCGCCATTTGGGGTATACTGGGGATGAGCATATCGCCTTGCTACCACCTATCCTGCTCGACCCAATTAGTACCGACCTGCTGCTCGCTTGTGACAAAGAGGCTGGTAACGATCTATTGGCCACTTACACGGGCAATAAGTGAGCCAAGGCAGAGACCAGTGCTTCTACGTCTGATCGCGTATTGTAGCCCTGAACGGAAATGCGCACGAACTGTCGCTCTTTCCAGGTGATGATGGGCACCTCGATAGCAAACTGGTCGTATAGGCGCTGCTTCAGTTCTTGCGCCTCACAAGAAGGCAAGGGCAGCGTGACCATTTGCGCATACCACTGAGGCGAGTCAGGGTAAAGTGGTACCAGCCCAGTCAATTCGCTGATGGCGTGGTAAGCCAAGGAAGCAAGTTCATGGCAGCGTTGTTGCACATAGGGCCAATTGTGCTCCGTCTGAAATTGGATGGCATTGGGGACGGTGAGGTAGGCTGAGATGTCGCGGGTGCCTTGCCATTCCTGTTCGTCAACAAAGCGCGATGGCCCTGGTGTATCGCTTTGCCAGCCCCAACTGACGATGAGTGGTTCCAGCAGGGGCTGAACCTCGCGGCGCGCGAAAAGGAAGGCTGAACCCTTGGGCGCACACAGCCATTTGTGGCAATTGCCCGCGTAAAAGTCAGCGCCAAGGGACTGCAGGTTAAGCGGAATCTGTCCGGGGGCATGCGCACCATCAATAACGGTGAGGATGCCGGAGGCACGTGCCCGCTGGATCAAGTCCGCTACGGGTAAGATGAGCGCAGTAGGCGAGGTGATGTGGCTCATGAACAGAACGCGGGTATGTTCGGTCACTCCAGACCAGATGGCTTCGACAACCTGCTCGGGCGATTCCACGGGCAGAGGCAGTGGTTGATTGATGTAGCGCGCTCCAGACTTTTGGCAGACAAAACGCCAGGTACGATCCATGGCGCCATACTCGTGGTCGGTGCTCAGCACTTCATCGCCGGGGCGCAAGGGCAAAGAGCGGGCGACGATGTTTAGCCCGGTGGTAGCGTTTGTGACATAAACCAGGTCATTGGTATCAACGCCAACAAAAGCGGCTAGTGCAGCGCGGGCTGAGTGCATCAGTTCGTTGAAACGCCGGCCGAGGAATTCCACCGGTTGGCGTTCTAGTTCCAATTGCCAGTTTTGATAGGCTTCGAAGACGGGGCGTGGACAGGCGCCAAAGGAACCGTGGTTGAGAAAGATGACATCAGGACGCAGAAGGAAGATCGAGCGTAGATTCAGAGGCTGGGTTTCCATTGGATTGTGAGGACAAGGTGACGCGTGAGGCATGGAGTGTTTCCTTTCTTTCTCATAGAATCGCATGTGGTGCAAATGAAAGTATAGCCTGGGACTAGGGCAAAGTCCAAATGGGGTAACCAGGAGTGGTGCGCTGTGGCCTCGCAATGACAACCGGACCGACTTTGCAACAACCTGGAATGGGAAGCGCAACGAGCAGTTGACTAATCGCGGGGCATGGGGTAAACTTGCCCATGGAATTGGCAAGCCAGTTTTGTGGAGAAGGAGGCATGTTGCGCGGTCGAATCGCATTTTTGATCACGGTTGTTCTGGGTGTAGCGTTGCTGGTTCTAACGGGTTGTAGCAGCAAGCCGTTGCTCTACGATGTGCGCATTGAGCCGAGTGAGATCTCGCCAAATGCTGATGGCGTGGCCGATGTAGCACGCATTATGTACCACCTTTCGCGCTATGCCCGTGTATCCATATATTTCCTGGACGAGCAGGGTGGGAAGCACATGTTTCGCTCAGATGTGCCGCGACCAAAGGGCTCTTACGAAGCATTGTTCAGCGGCGTTATCGAAAACCGCTTGTTACCCGATGGGCGCTATCAATGTGTGCTGGAGGCTGTGTCGGACAAGGGAGAAAATGCCACGGTGCAAGTGCCGCTGGTCATCCAGGGTGGGGAACCCAATTACATCGAAATCCGCAATCTGAACATTTACCCTGCTGTTTTTACGCCCAATCGCGACGGTATCAGCGACCGCGTGACCATTGCCTACTACCTGACAAAAGAAGCAACCAAAGTGCAAGTCTATTTGCTCAGCGAGAAAGGGGACAAATACCCCATCCCCGAGGACAAGATCCGTCCGGTGGGGCAAGCAGGCAATCACGAGCACGATTACGAAGGTGGCGTGGATTTGGGCGCTACGCCACCACCAGATGGCACCTATACTGTGGTGGTGGAAGCGGAGGATGCAGTAGGCAACCGTGATGTAGCGCGCGGGCAGTTGACCATTGTCAATGGAGGAGTGCCCCAGGTCGAGATTGTAAACCGCGCAGCGCAGTGGTCATCCACCGTGGTGCCGCTGGGTGGCACGCTCACCTTTACCTGTACGGTGCGCAATATTGGGAAGGTGGGAGTGCGCACCAAAGGTCCAGAACCAGGTACGCTATACACCACGAGCGAGAATTTCAATACCAAGGAATTCTATGAGGAACCTGGCATTTTCCGCATTGGGCTGGACTATGAGGGCAATAGTTCTGGACGTACTTACCCATTCCGCTGGCAATTGGGTCGTGATGACGAGTTGACCGTGATTGATGGACAAAAATACCTCATGCCTGGGCAGACTGCTACGGTTGTGGGACATATCCAAATCATAGACAAACCGGTGAAAGTGGCCCCCTATTATTGGCTGGGCCTGATTCACGAACAGGTGTGGATCGTCGAAGACCGCGTGGAGCCCGTGCCCATTACCATTGGATTCTGATGGACCTCTCCGTCATTATCGTTAGTTGGAACGTCAAGGGATTGCTCGCCGAGTGCCTGGCTTCGATTTATGCGGCATTGGACAAAAGCAGCCTGCAATGCGAAGTATTGGTCGTTGACAATGCCTCTTCCGATGGTAGCCCCAAGATGGTGAATGAACGTTTTCCACAGGCGCTGCTCCTAGCCAATGCGGAAAACAAGGGTTTTGCCGCTGCAAATAACCAGGGAATGGCTCTGGCACAAGGGCGCTTGGTGCTATTGTTGAATCCCGATACGGTTGTGCGCAACCATGCCTTGGACACGCTGGTGCAATTCATGGATGAGACGCCATTGGCAGGCATGGCGGGTCCTTGCCTGGTCTATCCAGATGGACGTTTCCAACACGCTGCATTCCGCTTTCCCTCGCTGGCACAGGCTTTTTTCGATTTCTTCCCGCTGCATCACCGCTTGCTGGAATCCCCTTTGAATGGACGCTACTCGCGTTCCCTGTACGATGCGGGGCGTCCCTTTGTGATAGATCATCCTCTGGGAGCCTGCATGATGGTGAGGCGTCAGGCGATTGACGAAGTGGGCGGGATGGATGAAGGGTTTTTCATGTACTGTGAAGAAGTAGACTGGGCAATGCGCATCAAACGCGCGGGATGGCAGATTTATTGTGTGCCTGCGGCAGAGATAGTGCATTATGCTGGCCAGAGCACACAACAATTTCGCGATGAGATGTTCGTAGCCCTGTGGCGCAGCCGCTTTCGCCTGTATGCGAAACACTATCGAACGTTTGACAACCGGGCCCTGCGTTTTATCGTGTGCATTGGCCTGTGGAAGGAGAAGCGGAAGGCTCGACGCTTGGCTGAGGCAGGCATCATGTCCCAAGAGGAGCTGGCAGCCCGTATGGCAGCCTATCAGCGAGTACAGGAGATGGCGCATGCTCCCATCCGATAGTTCATTGCTATATGGTGCTGCGGGAGTCAGCCCAGGGGAAGGCGATGATGTCTCCGTGTCAGCATCGAGCGAACCAGAACTGGCTGTGGTGGTCTTGACAAAGAACGAAGAATCCAATATCCACGCTTGTCTGCAAAGCGTTTCGTGGGCTGACCGACTGTGTGTGCTGGATTCGCTGAGCACCGATCGCACGGT comes from the Chloroflexota bacterium genome and includes:
- a CDS encoding aminotransferase class V-fold PLP-dependent enzyme, translated to METQPLNLRSIFLLRPDVIFLNHGSFGACPRPVFEAYQNWQLELERQPVEFLGRRFNELMHSARAALAAFVGVDTNDLVYVTNATTGLNIVARSLPLRPGDEVLSTDHEYGAMDRTWRFVCQKSGARYINQPLPLPVESPEQVVEAIWSGVTEHTRVLFMSHITSPTALILPVADLIQRARASGILTVIDGAHAPGQIPLNLQSLGADFYAGNCHKWLCAPKGSAFLFARREVQPLLEPLIVSWGWQSDTPGPSRFVDEQEWQGTRDISAYLTVPNAIQFQTEHNWPYVQQRCHELASLAYHAISELTGLVPLYPDSPQWYAQMVTLPLPSCEAQELKQRLYDQFAIEVPIITWKERQFVRISVQGYNTRSDVEALVSALAHLLPV
- a CDS encoding glycosyltransferase family 2 protein, whose amino-acid sequence is MDRRRPRGARAHYHWILMDLSVIIVSWNVKGLLAECLASIYAALDKSSLQCEVLVVDNASSDGSPKMVNERFPQALLLANAENKGFAAANNQGMALAQGRLVLLLNPDTVVRNHALDTLVQFMDETPLAGMAGPCLVYPDGRFQHAAFRFPSLAQAFFDFFPLHHRLLESPLNGRYSRSLYDAGRPFVIDHPLGACMMVRRQAIDEVGGMDEGFFMYCEEVDWAMRIKRAGWQIYCVPAAEIVHYAGQSTQQFRDEMFVALWRSRFRLYAKHYRTFDNRALRFIVCIGLWKEKRKARRLAEAGIMSQEELAARMAAYQRVQEMAHAPIR